One segment of Balaenoptera ricei isolate mBalRic1 chromosome 8, mBalRic1.hap2, whole genome shotgun sequence DNA contains the following:
- the RRP8 gene encoding ribosomal RNA-processing protein 8 isoform X3 codes for MFEEPEWAEEAPVVADLGSVALRPRTTADSQIKGSKRRQLLATLRALEAASLPQQPPSLPGSDEEDEEEVVERKKKRPKKVLFASASPEVEKKRKKKRQKQGPPSSDSKEEEVERKKCHKGALLGNDFAEEEKRKRKCQKQDPSNPAQPLDNVDQTGSKAWNSSAANDFTKPSPETPCSNPPHTLSRKQWRNRQKNKRRQKNKFRLPQPPEQASVTAAAEETEVPPAPSPDSHGARAEALRARMAQRLDGARFRYLNEQLYSGPSSAAQRLFQEDPEAFLLYHRGFQSQVKKWPLQPVDRIARDLHRRPASLVVADFGCGDCRLASSIRNPVHCFDLASLDPRVTVCDMAQVPLEDESVDVAVFCLSLMGTNIRDFLEEANRVLKPGGLLKVAEVSSRFEDVRTFLGAVTKLGFKVISKEREASAGLESCPVGPFEEARRPQHKEARSVPCGLRREAQETTQSKAASTKSPMLFPLWPLSI; via the exons ATGTTCGAGGAGCCGGAGTGGGCCGAGGAGGCCCCAGTAGTCGCGGACCTCGGGTCTGTAGCCTTACGGCCTCGGACCACGGCCGACTCGCAGATCAAG GGCTCCAAGCGCCGCCAGCTCTTGGCCACATTACGGGCCCTGGAGGCAGCATCTCTTCCCCAGCAGCCCCCCAGTCTGCCTGGCAGTgacgaggaggacgaggaggaggtggtggaaagaaagaagaaacgcCCAAAAAAGGTCTTGTTTGCCAGCGCTTCTCCTGaagtagagaagaaaaggaagaagaaacgtCAAAAACAGGGCCCACCTAGCAGTGACTCCAAGGAAGAGgaagtggaaaggaagaagtgcCACAAAGGGGCTCTTCTTGGAAATGACTTTgctgaagaagagaagagaaagaggaaatgccAGAAACAGGACCCTTCAAATCCTGCCCAGCCCCTGGACAATGTTGACCAAACTG GTTCCAAAGCTTGGAATTCTAGTGCTGCAAATGACTTCACCAAGCCAAGCCCTGAGACCCCTTGCTCTAATCCTCCACATACTTTGAGTCGCAAGCAGTGGCGGAACCGGCAGAAGAACAAGCGTAGACAGAAGAACAAGTTTCGGCTTCCTCAGCCACCAGAGCAGGCCTCAGTCACAGCCGCCGCAGAGGAGACAGAGGTGCCTCCTGCCCCCAGTCCAGACAGCCATGGAGCCCGGGCGGAGGCTCTGCGAGCCCGCATGGCCCAGCGGCTGGATGGTGCCCGGTTCCGCTACCTCAATGAACAGCTGTACTCAGGGCCCAGCAGTGCTGCACAGCGCCTCTTCCAGGAAGACCCTGAGGCCTTTCTCCTCTACCACCGTGGCTTCCAGAGCCAAGTTAAGAAGTGGCCACTGCAGCCAGTGGACCGCATTGCCAGGGATCTTCACCGGCG GCCTGCGTCCCTCGTGGTGGCTGACTTTGGCTGTGGGGACTGCCGCCTGGCTTCAAGTATCcggaaccctgtgcactgcttCGACTTGGCCTCTCTGGACCCCCGGGTCACTGTGTGTGACATGGCCCAG GTGCCTCTGGAGGATGAATCTGTAGATGTGGCTGTGTTCTGCCTTTCACTGATGGGAACCAACATCAGAGACTTCCTAGAGGAGGCAAATCGAGTGCTGAAGCCAGG GGGTCTCCTGAAAGTGGCTGAGGTCAGCAGCCGCTTTGAAGATGTTCGGACCTTTCTGGGGGCTGTCACCAAACTGGGCTTCAAGGTCATCTCCAAG GAGAGGGAAGCGTCAGCTGGTCTTGAGTCCTGTCCGGTAGGACCATTTGAAGAGGCAAGGAGACCTCAGCACAAAGAAGCTAGGAGTGTGCCATGTGGGCTGAGGAGGGAGGCTCAGGAGACCACCCAGAGTAAAGCTGCCTCCACCAAG TCCCCCATGTTATTTCCACTTTGGCCTTTGAGCATATGA
- the RRP8 gene encoding ribosomal RNA-processing protein 8 isoform X1: protein MFEEPEWAEEAPVVADLGSVALRPRTTADSQIKGSKRRQLLATLRALEAASLPQQPPSLPGSDEEDEEEVVERKKKRPKKVLFASASPEVEKKRKKKRQKQGPPSSDSKEEEVERKKCHKGALLGNDFAEEEKRKRKCQKQDPSNPAQPLDNVDQTGSKAWNSSAANDFTKPSPETPCSNPPHTLSRKQWRNRQKNKRRQKNKFRLPQPPEQASVTAAAEETEVPPAPSPDSHGARAEALRARMAQRLDGARFRYLNEQLYSGPSSAAQRLFQEDPEAFLLYHRGFQSQVKKWPLQPVDRIARDLHRRPASLVVADFGCGDCRLASSIRNPVHCFDLASLDPRVTVCDMAQVPLEDESVDVAVFCLSLMGTNIRDFLEEANRVLKPGGLLKVAEVSSRFEDVRTFLGAVTKLGFKVISKEREASAGLESCPVGPFEEARRPQHKEARSVPCGLRREAQETTQSKAASTKVKGTAEKGQYDAPFKYVAGSWGTETSSQARTVLSPSFSAVGPRAVSSS, encoded by the exons ATGTTCGAGGAGCCGGAGTGGGCCGAGGAGGCCCCAGTAGTCGCGGACCTCGGGTCTGTAGCCTTACGGCCTCGGACCACGGCCGACTCGCAGATCAAG GGCTCCAAGCGCCGCCAGCTCTTGGCCACATTACGGGCCCTGGAGGCAGCATCTCTTCCCCAGCAGCCCCCCAGTCTGCCTGGCAGTgacgaggaggacgaggaggaggtggtggaaagaaagaagaaacgcCCAAAAAAGGTCTTGTTTGCCAGCGCTTCTCCTGaagtagagaagaaaaggaagaagaaacgtCAAAAACAGGGCCCACCTAGCAGTGACTCCAAGGAAGAGgaagtggaaaggaagaagtgcCACAAAGGGGCTCTTCTTGGAAATGACTTTgctgaagaagagaagagaaagaggaaatgccAGAAACAGGACCCTTCAAATCCTGCCCAGCCCCTGGACAATGTTGACCAAACTG GTTCCAAAGCTTGGAATTCTAGTGCTGCAAATGACTTCACCAAGCCAAGCCCTGAGACCCCTTGCTCTAATCCTCCACATACTTTGAGTCGCAAGCAGTGGCGGAACCGGCAGAAGAACAAGCGTAGACAGAAGAACAAGTTTCGGCTTCCTCAGCCACCAGAGCAGGCCTCAGTCACAGCCGCCGCAGAGGAGACAGAGGTGCCTCCTGCCCCCAGTCCAGACAGCCATGGAGCCCGGGCGGAGGCTCTGCGAGCCCGCATGGCCCAGCGGCTGGATGGTGCCCGGTTCCGCTACCTCAATGAACAGCTGTACTCAGGGCCCAGCAGTGCTGCACAGCGCCTCTTCCAGGAAGACCCTGAGGCCTTTCTCCTCTACCACCGTGGCTTCCAGAGCCAAGTTAAGAAGTGGCCACTGCAGCCAGTGGACCGCATTGCCAGGGATCTTCACCGGCG GCCTGCGTCCCTCGTGGTGGCTGACTTTGGCTGTGGGGACTGCCGCCTGGCTTCAAGTATCcggaaccctgtgcactgcttCGACTTGGCCTCTCTGGACCCCCGGGTCACTGTGTGTGACATGGCCCAG GTGCCTCTGGAGGATGAATCTGTAGATGTGGCTGTGTTCTGCCTTTCACTGATGGGAACCAACATCAGAGACTTCCTAGAGGAGGCAAATCGAGTGCTGAAGCCAGG GGGTCTCCTGAAAGTGGCTGAGGTCAGCAGCCGCTTTGAAGATGTTCGGACCTTTCTGGGGGCTGTCACCAAACTGGGCTTCAAGGTCATCTCCAAG GAGAGGGAAGCGTCAGCTGGTCTTGAGTCCTGTCCGGTAGGACCATTTGAAGAGGCAAGGAGACCTCAGCACAAAGAAGCTAGGAGTGTGCCATGTGGGCTGAGGAGGGAGGCTCAGGAGACCACCCAGAGTAAAGCTGCCTCCACCAAGGTAAAGGGGACTGCAGAAAAGGGACAGTATGATGCTCCCTTTAAATATGTAGCAGGCTCATGGGGCACAGAAACATCCAGTCAAGCAAGAACTGTTTTATCCCCTTCCTTCTCTGCAGTTGGGCCCAGAGCAGTCAGCAGCTCTTAG
- the RRP8 gene encoding ribosomal RNA-processing protein 8 isoform X2, giving the protein MFEEPEWAEEAPVVADLGSVALRPRTTADSQIKGSKRRQLLATLRALEAASLPQQPPSLPGSDEEDEEEVVERKKKRPKKVLFASASPEVEKKRKKKRQKQGPPSSDSKEEEVERKKCHKGALLGNDFAEEEKRKRKCQKQDPSNPAQPLDNVDQTGSKAWNSSAANDFTKPSPETPCSNPPHTLSRKQWRNRQKNKRRQKNKFRLPQPPEQASVTAAAEETEVPPAPSPDSHGARAEALRARMAQRLDGARFRYLNEQLYSGPSSAAQRLFQEDPEAFLLYHRGFQSQVKKWPLQPVDRIARDLHRRPASLVVADFGCGDCRLASSIRNPVHCFDLASLDPRVTVCDMAQVPLEDESVDVAVFCLSLMGTNIRDFLEEANRVLKPGGLLKVAEVSSRFEDVRTFLGAVTKLGFKVISKEREASAGLESCPVGPFEEARRPQHKEARSVPCGLRREAQETTQSKAASTKYFKDVVLGLPSWSSGKEFTFQYRGQGFDPRSGN; this is encoded by the exons ATGTTCGAGGAGCCGGAGTGGGCCGAGGAGGCCCCAGTAGTCGCGGACCTCGGGTCTGTAGCCTTACGGCCTCGGACCACGGCCGACTCGCAGATCAAG GGCTCCAAGCGCCGCCAGCTCTTGGCCACATTACGGGCCCTGGAGGCAGCATCTCTTCCCCAGCAGCCCCCCAGTCTGCCTGGCAGTgacgaggaggacgaggaggaggtggtggaaagaaagaagaaacgcCCAAAAAAGGTCTTGTTTGCCAGCGCTTCTCCTGaagtagagaagaaaaggaagaagaaacgtCAAAAACAGGGCCCACCTAGCAGTGACTCCAAGGAAGAGgaagtggaaaggaagaagtgcCACAAAGGGGCTCTTCTTGGAAATGACTTTgctgaagaagagaagagaaagaggaaatgccAGAAACAGGACCCTTCAAATCCTGCCCAGCCCCTGGACAATGTTGACCAAACTG GTTCCAAAGCTTGGAATTCTAGTGCTGCAAATGACTTCACCAAGCCAAGCCCTGAGACCCCTTGCTCTAATCCTCCACATACTTTGAGTCGCAAGCAGTGGCGGAACCGGCAGAAGAACAAGCGTAGACAGAAGAACAAGTTTCGGCTTCCTCAGCCACCAGAGCAGGCCTCAGTCACAGCCGCCGCAGAGGAGACAGAGGTGCCTCCTGCCCCCAGTCCAGACAGCCATGGAGCCCGGGCGGAGGCTCTGCGAGCCCGCATGGCCCAGCGGCTGGATGGTGCCCGGTTCCGCTACCTCAATGAACAGCTGTACTCAGGGCCCAGCAGTGCTGCACAGCGCCTCTTCCAGGAAGACCCTGAGGCCTTTCTCCTCTACCACCGTGGCTTCCAGAGCCAAGTTAAGAAGTGGCCACTGCAGCCAGTGGACCGCATTGCCAGGGATCTTCACCGGCG GCCTGCGTCCCTCGTGGTGGCTGACTTTGGCTGTGGGGACTGCCGCCTGGCTTCAAGTATCcggaaccctgtgcactgcttCGACTTGGCCTCTCTGGACCCCCGGGTCACTGTGTGTGACATGGCCCAG GTGCCTCTGGAGGATGAATCTGTAGATGTGGCTGTGTTCTGCCTTTCACTGATGGGAACCAACATCAGAGACTTCCTAGAGGAGGCAAATCGAGTGCTGAAGCCAGG GGGTCTCCTGAAAGTGGCTGAGGTCAGCAGCCGCTTTGAAGATGTTCGGACCTTTCTGGGGGCTGTCACCAAACTGGGCTTCAAGGTCATCTCCAAG GAGAGGGAAGCGTCAGCTGGTCTTGAGTCCTGTCCGGTAGGACCATTTGAAGAGGCAAGGAGACCTCAGCACAAAGAAGCTAGGAGTGTGCCATGTGGGCTGAGGAGGGAGGCTCAGGAGACCACCCAGAGTAAAGCTGCCTCCACCAAG
- the RRP8 gene encoding ribosomal RNA-processing protein 8 isoform X4 has translation MFEEPEWAEEAPVVADLGSVALRPRTTADSQIKGSKRRQLLATLRALEAASLPQQPPSLPGSDEEDEEEVVERKKKRPKKVLFASASPEVEKKRKKKRQKQGPPSSDSKEEEVERKKCHKGALLGNDFAEEEKRKRKCQKQDPSNPAQPLDNVDQTGSKAWNSSAANDFTKPSPETPCSNPPHTLSRKQWRNRQKNKRRQKNKFRLPQPPEQASVTAAAEETEVPPAPSPDSHGARAEALRARMAQRLDGARFRYLNEQLYSGPSSAAQRLFQEDPEAFLLYHRGFQSQVKKWPLQPVDRIARDLHRRPASLVVADFGCGDCRLASSIRNPVHCFDLASLDPRVTVCDMAQVPLEDESVDVAVFCLSLMGTNIRDFLEEANRVLKPGGLLKVAEVSSRFEDVRTFLGAVTKLGFKVISKDLTNSHFFLFDFQKTGPPRVGPKAQLSGLKLQPCLYKRR, from the exons ATGTTCGAGGAGCCGGAGTGGGCCGAGGAGGCCCCAGTAGTCGCGGACCTCGGGTCTGTAGCCTTACGGCCTCGGACCACGGCCGACTCGCAGATCAAG GGCTCCAAGCGCCGCCAGCTCTTGGCCACATTACGGGCCCTGGAGGCAGCATCTCTTCCCCAGCAGCCCCCCAGTCTGCCTGGCAGTgacgaggaggacgaggaggaggtggtggaaagaaagaagaaacgcCCAAAAAAGGTCTTGTTTGCCAGCGCTTCTCCTGaagtagagaagaaaaggaagaagaaacgtCAAAAACAGGGCCCACCTAGCAGTGACTCCAAGGAAGAGgaagtggaaaggaagaagtgcCACAAAGGGGCTCTTCTTGGAAATGACTTTgctgaagaagagaagagaaagaggaaatgccAGAAACAGGACCCTTCAAATCCTGCCCAGCCCCTGGACAATGTTGACCAAACTG GTTCCAAAGCTTGGAATTCTAGTGCTGCAAATGACTTCACCAAGCCAAGCCCTGAGACCCCTTGCTCTAATCCTCCACATACTTTGAGTCGCAAGCAGTGGCGGAACCGGCAGAAGAACAAGCGTAGACAGAAGAACAAGTTTCGGCTTCCTCAGCCACCAGAGCAGGCCTCAGTCACAGCCGCCGCAGAGGAGACAGAGGTGCCTCCTGCCCCCAGTCCAGACAGCCATGGAGCCCGGGCGGAGGCTCTGCGAGCCCGCATGGCCCAGCGGCTGGATGGTGCCCGGTTCCGCTACCTCAATGAACAGCTGTACTCAGGGCCCAGCAGTGCTGCACAGCGCCTCTTCCAGGAAGACCCTGAGGCCTTTCTCCTCTACCACCGTGGCTTCCAGAGCCAAGTTAAGAAGTGGCCACTGCAGCCAGTGGACCGCATTGCCAGGGATCTTCACCGGCG GCCTGCGTCCCTCGTGGTGGCTGACTTTGGCTGTGGGGACTGCCGCCTGGCTTCAAGTATCcggaaccctgtgcactgcttCGACTTGGCCTCTCTGGACCCCCGGGTCACTGTGTGTGACATGGCCCAG GTGCCTCTGGAGGATGAATCTGTAGATGTGGCTGTGTTCTGCCTTTCACTGATGGGAACCAACATCAGAGACTTCCTAGAGGAGGCAAATCGAGTGCTGAAGCCAGG GGGTCTCCTGAAAGTGGCTGAGGTCAGCAGCCGCTTTGAAGATGTTCGGACCTTTCTGGGGGCTGTCACCAAACTGGGCTTCAAGGTCATCTCCAAG GACCTGACCAACAGCCACTTCTTCTTGTTTGACTTTCAAAAGACTGGGCCTCCTCGGGTCGGGCCCAAGGCTCAACTCTCAGGCCTGAAGCTCCAGCCTTGTCTCTACAAGCGCAGGTGA